A genomic window from Balaenoptera acutorostrata chromosome 20, mBalAcu1.1, whole genome shotgun sequence includes:
- the GSDMB gene encoding gasdermin-B, with translation MDKGEGLFDKLAPGLQGQEVKSQVMDSADSKGSLTVKLPKGKTLEVGITFSRFPEQGVELSKTWILQKFLDSLKNKKRKRKLPPTFQSIQAMREDLYLVTETLKTTKTVILNSEKRYILGDPMKCFGLQYEHKHQTEVTITPEKVLGYRVKQLVFPNAESMGTQGLVGREKSFPEEKDGGSSWLGKDGSQLSWSLEDFSSVKERMQDMVRVLQDPTEEERKELLSCFTKCLSKDEELQGLEQRVSEVRCSGELQMEDPAGSVICSLFFSAGVLIEEHTEAISDFLDDLMELSEEGQLVAEALDKGTLPLLKDKVEPILEQNRGEQPRDVGCDPEAWTLCALYVVVSILLQLGEKPTSLFS, from the exons ATGGACAAGGGTGAAGGGCTGTTTGATAAGCTGGCTCCTGGGCTCCAAG GTCAAGAGGTTAAGTCCCAAGTTATGGACAGCGCAGACTCAAAGGGAAGTTTGACAGTGAAATTACCCAAAGGAAAAACACTTGAAGTGGGAATAACATTCTCCAGGTTCCCGGAGCAGGGCGTCGAGTTATCAAAGACCTGGATACTCCAGAAATTCCTGGATTCTCTTAAGAACAA AAAGCGGAAGAGGAAACTGCCCCCTACGTTCCAATCAATCCAGGCGATGAGAGAAGACCTTTATCTAGTGACGGAAACTCTGAAGACCACAAAGACTGTAATCCTGAATAGTGAAAAGCGATATATTTTGGGGGACCCGATGAAATGTTTTGGTCTCCAATATGAACACAAG CACCAAACGGAAGTGACCATCACCCCTGAGAAGGTCCTGGGCTATCGAGTAAAGCAGCTCGTCTTCCCCAACGCAGAGAGTATGGGTACGCAAGGCCTGGTGGGGCGGG aaaaatcctttccagaag AGAAAGATGGCGGTTCATCTTGGTTAGGTAAGGATGGAAGCCAGCT GTCCTGGAGTTTGGAGGATTTCTCAAGCGTGAAGGAGAGGATGCAGGACATGGTGCGAGTCCTCCAGGATCCGACTGAGGAGGAGCGAAAAGAGCTGCTAAGCTGCTTCACCAAGTGCCTCAGCAAGGATGAAGAGCTGCAGGGTCTAGAGCAAAGA GTGTCTGAGGTCCGGTGCTCCGGGGAGCTACAGATGGAAGACCCAGCAGGTTCTGTCAtatgcagccttttttttt ctGCTGGCGTCTTGATAGAGGAGCACACAGAAGCCATTTCGGATTTCCTGGATGACTTGATGG AGCTGTCTGAGGAGGGGCAGCTTGTTGCTGAGGCCCTAGATAAGGGGACCCTGCCCCTTTTGAAGGACAAG GTGGAGCCTATCCTGGAGCAGAACCGGGGTGAGCAGCCCCGTGATGTGGGCTGTGACCCTGAGGCATGGACTCTCTGTGCCCTCTACGTTGTTGTCTCCATCCTGCTGCAGCTGGGTGAGAAGCCTACCTCTCTGTTTTCCTAA
- the ORMDL3 gene encoding ORM1-like protein 3: protein MNVGTAHSEVNPNTRVMNSRGIWLSYVLAIGLLHVVLLSIPFVSVPVVWTLTNLIHNMGMYIFLHTVKGTPFETPDQGKARLLTHWEQMDYGVQFTASRKFLTITPIVLYFLTSFYTKYDQMHFILNTVSLMSVLIPKLPQLHGVRIFGINKY, encoded by the exons ATGAACGTGGGAACGGCACACAGCGAGGTGAACCCCAACACGCGGGTGATGAACAGCCGCGGCATCTGGCTGTCCTACGTGCTGGCCATCGGGCTTCTCCACGTCGTGCTGCTCAGCATCCCCTTCGTGAGCGTCCCCGTCGTCTGGACCCTCACCAACCTCATCCACAACATG GGCATGTACATCTTCCTGCACACGGTGAAGGGGACCCCCTTTGAGACCCCGGACCAGGGCAAGGCGAGgctgctcacccactgggagcAAATGGACTATGGAGTCCAGTTCACGGCATCTCGGAAATTCCTGACCATCACACCCATCGTGCT GTACTTCCTCACCAGCTTCTACACCAAGTACGACCAGATGCATTTCATCCTCAACACCGTGTCGCTGATGAGCGTGCTCATCCCCAAGCTGCCCCAGCTCCATGGAGTCCGGATTTTTGGAATCAATAAGTACTGA